CGCCCCGTCGCCGAACTCCCACGACCAGGCGGTCGGGTCACCGCTGGTCGTTGCATTGAAGAGAACGGTCAGCGGCGCCGTGCCGTTCGTTACATTCGCGGTGAGATTGGCGGCGAGCGGCGGGAGACCCGGTTCCGGCATCCCGCCGGTCTCCGCCGGTGAAGCGGGCAGCACGCCGTCGATCGCGTACAGGAAGATGTCCCAGTTTCCACTCCGGTTGTCCTGCCAGACAATGTAGTTCCCGGCGATCGACGGATAGATCTGATCGGCCGGATCGTCGGTCACCTGGACGAGCGTGCCGTCAACCCGGTTATAGAGGAAGATGTCCCAGTTTCCGTTCCGGTTGTCCTGCCAGACGATGAAGTCGCCGGAGATATCGGGGTACACCTGGTCGGCGGGATCGTCGGTGATCTGCGTCCGGTTCCCGGTCTCGAGATCACCAAGGTAGATATCGGAACTCCCGTTCCGGGTATCCTGCCAGACGACGGAAAGACCGTCGATGGCGGGGAACTGCTGGTCGCCTGCATCGATGCAGACCGGCATCTCATTGGTGCCGGCGTTCGACCAGTAGATATCGAAGCTGCCGTTCCGGTCGTCCTGCCAGACCGTCGGGCCGTCGACCCCGCCGAAAGCGATTGCAGGATTCTCCTGGACGCTTCCCGGCATACCGGCCGGCGAGCCCGTCTCCTGTCCCGGTATCAGGTCGGCGACGTACGCCGTCCAGGTGCCGTTCCGGTTATCCTGCCAGCAGACGTACTGGAAGGCGATCGAGGGATAGCGCTGGTCGCCTGGAGCCGTCGTCACCGGGAACTCCTCGCCGCTGAAGGGAGAGTACCAGAAGATGTCCCAGTCGCCGTTCCGGTTGTCCTCCCAGACGATCAGCCGCGAGACGCCCGAAACCGCCGGGTTCGCCTGGTCGGCCGGATCGGTCGTTATCTGTGTCACCGCCCCGTCGGTCAGGTTATAGCGGAAGATATCGGAGTTTCCGCTCCGGTTGTCCTGCCAGACGACGAGATCGCCCGAGATATCGGGGTTCACCTGATCGGCAGAGTTATTGGTGACCTGCAGGAAAGCACCGGATGGCTGCTCTACGGGCACCGTCGGAGTCGGGGTCGGCGTCATCGTGGGTGTCTCATTCAGTGTCATCGTGGGTGTCTCATTCAGTGTCATCGTCGGAGGTGGTGTAGCATTCGGCGTGGCGGGAGTAGCATTCGGCGCCATCGTCGGGGTCGGCGTGACCGGCGGTGCCTCCTCCGTCACTGCAAAGTCCAGCACCTCCTGCCGGACGATATCACCGACCGTCGATCTGACCTGCACCTGGTAGGCGCCGGTAGTGCTCGTGTTCGAGAACGTCCCGGCATAGGTGCCGTTGCCGGTTCCGTTCAGGAGAACCGTCTCGTTCTCCCCGCCGGGCAGAGTGAAGACCGCGGTGACGGTCGCATTTTCGATCCCGGCCGTTTCGTTCCGAACCTCGGCGGTCACCGTGACCGGCTCACCGGGTGCATACGAAAAGGCGTCGATGGCTGCCGCAAGTTCGATCGTAGCACTGACGGCAACGGTGCTCGAGTAGTCGACCGTGACGTTCGCATCGGTCGCATTTATCACCTCTATCCAGGTGCCGACGACCGGGTTGTTCACCTGGTAGATCTGGTAGGTATCCGACGAGATGTAAGTGATATCCGGGCTCTCGGTACCGGTCGGGCTCTCGGGATCGAGTTCGACCCGGGTTCCGTTCGGGTAGTAGATGTAGTAGTTTATCGTCGTCTGCGGGCAGAGGCAGGTGAACTCAACAACCTGGACGGACGTATCGATATTCACGATGTTCTGGACGGTCTGGTTCACCGAGATGGTGCCGGTCTCGCTCGTGATCTGATCCTGTCCCTTGATCGTCTGTTTGATCCGGTTGTAGATATCGAGGAGTGCGCTGCTCGTGGGGGCGGAGTAGTAGCGCCCGCCCGTCTGCCTCGCAATCTCCCGCATGAGCGCCTCGTCCGCAAAGTCGGTCAGTGCCACGGTGTAGACCGGCCAACCCTGCTCGACGTAGAGGGGCACCACCGCGAGCGGGTCGGTTCCGGTGTTATGCACCCCGTCGGTGAGGAGCACCGTGGCCTTCCCGTGACCCGGGATACCCCGCTCGGCGAGCTGGTCGAACGAGGCCAGGAGACCGCCGCCGATATTCGTCTCGCCAGACGAGTCCACCTGGTCGATCGCCATCTTCAGTGCCGTCCGGTTGTTCCGGACGAGCGAGAGCGGTTCGAGCACCGTCACGGCGTGGTCGAAGTCGACGATGGCGAGCAGATCATCGTTCGCCGCGAGGTCGACGAAGAGGCGGGCGGCATCGATGCGGAGGTCATCCGGGTCGGTGTTCCGCATGCTTGCGGAGCTGTCGATGGCGAGCGCCACATCGACGGCGCGGGTGCCGTTCGGTGCCGGCGCCCCGCCGCCCGCGCCTGTCGTCACCGAGACATCGGTCGTCGAGGTCACCGAGGTGTTGGTGGAGACCGAGACATCGGTCGAGGACTGGCCGCCGGCAGGGAGTTCTGAGGCAGCTGCTGCCGACGGGAGAAGCGTCACGATACAAGCAAGAATAACAAGGCTTATCAGTAGAATCTTTCTCATAGTGGTTCCTCCGCGGGATGCGATGTACCGGATCTCCCGGAAGCGAATAATGCCGGGTGCCGGCCGTCACGGACTTCATATCACTGTACCGGGAATACATCCTCCCAAATCGGAGCCCCCCGGCACAGGGCGGAAATATAATCGGTATTAATTATATAATTTATGCAATAAAATCGGCGTCCGATTCGGGGCACGTCGCCACACTGGAAAACCACCCTCTCCACCCTTGCTAGCGGGGCGAAGGCCACCATTCGGATCTAAGCCTGTACCCACCGGTTTTCGGCGAACAAAAGGTATATTTAGCAGTTCCGCATGATGACTACTATGCCTCGGCGAGCGCTCGACAATGCCGAAATCGGGGTGAAATACGGACTCGTGTCGGGATCAAACGACATCTGTGCCGCGCTCTTCGGAGTTCCCGACCGCAACCGGCATTCCGCGCTCCCTGCCGGAGAGGGCGGGCGACGGAAAGTCGCCTGGCAGCAGCGGTCGGAGGACTGATGGAAGGTATCGCAATCGGACTCGGCCTCTGCCTGATCCTCGCCCTCGTCTCACGCAGCCTCTCTCTTCCCCCGATACCGTTCTACATCCTCGGCGGTCTCGCCATCGGCAGGTCAGGACTCTGCCTGGTGGAGCCTACCGCCATCTCCGACTACTTCACCGGTCTCGGCCTCATCTTCCTGCTCTTCTACGTCGGCCTCGAACTGAAACCCGGGGAGCTGCTGCAGCAGCGTGCATCGATCCTCCAGATCGGATTTGTCGACCTGCAGATCAACCTGGTCGTCGGCTTCATCGCCGCCCTGGCTCTCGGGTTCTCACTCGTCGAATCGCTCGTAGTAGCGGCAGCATTCTATGTCAGCAGCTCCGCAATTGCATTCGCTCACCTCATCGAGAACCGGCGGGTCATCCTCCGCGAGACGGAGACGATCGTCTGGCTGATGCTCGTCGAGGACATGGTCCTCATCCTGATCATCCTGCTCCTCCATGCCGGCGAGACGTCTCCGATCGCCATTCTTACCGGAACGGTCTTCCTTGCGGGGCTCTTCGCCGCCATCTCCCAATGGGGGAAAGACCTGATCGGCGGCCTGCTCGACCGCGACGACGAACTTCCGGTGCTCCTGACATTCTCCGCCGTCATCTGCTCTGCGTTCTTTGCGAGCACCGTCGGCATCCCCGAGGCGATAGTCGTCATCGCCCTCGGCGCCGCGCTCGCCGCGACGAGCCCGACCCTCCTCGAACGGCACGCAAAACCCTTCAGGGACGTCTTCCTCGCGTTATTCTTCGTCTTCTTCGGCATATCGGTCGATTTTGCCTCCAGCCCCGGGATCGTGCCCATCGCAGCCCTCAGTATCCTTGCTATCGCCAGCAAACTCATCTCCGGGGTGATCATCGGGCGCATGACGCACGGATCATCTACGGCCGGGATAGTGATCGGGAGCGTCTCGATAGCCCGGGGGGAATTCTCGATCATCCTCGCCGCACTCTACGGGTCTGCCATGGTTTCATCCACCATCGCAGCCCTGGTCATCACAACGTCCGTCGCCGGATCGTTTGCGGCACAGTACAGCCACCTCCTCAAGAAGCACTGGACACGGTTCCATTCCCGCCATGCCCTGACCGGCATACCATCGCTCCTCCCCTGAAAGCGCCGGAACCAGCCAGGGGTGCTCCGGGCGTTCAAAGAGCGTACCGGGGCAGGCAGCCGGGCAGAGATCCAGAATCACCCGGACTCGTGCCAGCAGGATTTATCTCTGCTCGCACACACCTTTGATCGCCATGCAGCTCTCTGTGCTCGTCGACAACACCACCCTCACCGATCGCTACTTCACCGCCGAACCGGGTCTTTCGTTCTATATCGAGGAAGGGGGAAGAAGGGTGCTCTTCGACGCAGGCTACTCCGGAATCGTCGTCGAGAACGCCCGGAAGATGGGGATCGATCTCCTCAGGCTCAACGAGATCGTCATCTCGCACGGCCACCTCGACCATACCTGGGGGCTCGACGCACTCATCAGGCTGTATACCGAGGCGGCGTTCGAGGGGCGGGAGCACGGAAGACCGACGTTCGTCGCCCATCCCGACGCCTTCCTGACGCGCAGCGTCGCCGGTATCGGCGAGATCGGGTGTCACCTCTCGGTGGAGGAACTCTTCCGCCACGGCACGGTGCTCCTGACCGCTTCGCCCCTCTGGCTGACGGAGAACCTCGTTTTCCTCGGCCAGATCGAGCAGCGGTTCGACTTCGAGGTTTCACCTCCTATCGGCGAGATCTATACCAGCGAGGGGGTGGCGGAGGATATGGTCGTCGACGACAGCGCGCTCGCCTGCAGGACACCAGACGGCCTTATTATCGTCACCGGCTGTGCGCATACCGGGATCTGCTCGACGATCGAGCAGGCAAAAGAGATCTGCGGCGACGACCGGATCGTCGATGTCATCGGCGGGTTCCACCTCCTCGAACCCTCGCCGGAGCGCCTCGCCGGCACCCTCGAGTACCTCCGCGACTGTGCGCCCCGGGCGGTTCACGCCTGCCACTGCACCGATCTTGCCTCGAAGATCGCCCTCGCCCGGGTGGTGAATCTCAAAGAGACCGGTGTCGGGCTGCAGCTCTCCTGGTGGTGACGGCGGTCAGGCGGAGAGAGCGGTGAGAGCCGGAATCTCCCCGTACTCTTCCTCGTATGCCCGCACCGCATCCGGCGCTCCGAGGAGGAATCGCCGGGCCGTGTTGTAGACCGACGGCGTCTTCTCAGGATCGAGCGTCGCAAGGAGGGCGGCGAGGATCCGCGCCACCGGGACATGGTAACGCTCCTCCATCCGATCGATGAACGCGAATGCGTCGAGCGCCCGGACGGTGCTGTACTCGTTGATCGGTGCGAGCCGGATCAGCACCTCCGTCAGGTACGCACGCCCCTCTGCGGTCTCGAGCGACTGCCGCCGGTTCAGGGCGAACCGGGTATAGAGCGCCCGCTGCTCGTTCGCCTGCTCGATCCGGAAGGCATCCGAGGTCTCGATCCGCCGGAGGAGCGGGACGATATCCGGAACGTCGCTTGCGGCGGTGGTAGCGAGGAACGTCTCCCAGGCAACGAGGTTTTTACGCGACTCCTCGAAGAACGCGTCGAAGACCGCCATGCGATCCGGCGCCGTGCTCTCGAGGTACAGGCGGAATGCGGCGAGCCGGTCGGTGGCGGCGACCGACTCCTCAAACTGCCCGCGGACGAGCCGATGAACGTCAGGAGTATCAAGGGCGGCGAGCACCGCGAGGCCTGTGTTCTTCACCTGGCGCCGCTTGATCGCCTCGATCTCACGGTCACTGTAGGAACCCTCTTCTCGTGCCGGCTCCGCGTAGCGGCGGTATACCTCGGCCAGCCGCTCCCCGTGCCTCCCTGCAATCCCCCTATACAGGCGGCGGCGGGCATCCGCAAGGGCGCGGTAACGGTAAGCGAACCGCTCGTCACCGACCGACGGAAAGATCGTCATGAACTGCCCGCCGGCATCGTCCATAAGCGCGGCATCGCCGATAAGGGCAATATACAGGTCTGCGAAAGCAGCGGACGGTTCACTCGCGGGATCGGTGATAAGCCGCACCTTCTCTGCGTCGGCGAGCCGGGAGAAAGCGATGAATCGGTTCACGAGATCGGAGTCACATGCCGCCTGGAGGGCGAGCTCGTCGTTGCTCGCCGTATCCTCGACCGTCCCGTAAAAGGAGTAGCCCCGGTTCAGCGAGAGGAACGCCGGTGCGTCGACGTCCATGAGAACGACCTGCTCCTCCTCACCGGTCACCCGGATCGTCCCCTCGGCGAGATCGCTCCCGTCCCGGCCGACCAGAGCAAACCGGAAGGGAAACTCCCATGCCCGACCGCTCTGCGAGCGACTCTGGCGTAGCGATAGGGTGAACCACCGGGCAACGGCGTCGTACGATGAGGATACGGTGACGGTCGGATACCCGGTCTCTTTCAGCCAGACCTCCGCCATCCCGGCAAGGTCGAATCCCGAAACCTCCTCCATGCATCGGATCCAGTCGGCACGGGAGGCGTTCGCGTGCCGGTAACGGGTGTGATAGAGGGCAAGCCCGACCGCGAAGGTCTCCTTTCCGACAAGAGTCTCGATCATCCTGACGACCTCAGGAGCTTTGACGTAGGTCACGCCCGTGATCAGATCGTTCGGGTCGTTAAACCCGTCCGGCTCGATCGGCATGGAGCCCGCCCCACGGTCGAGGACGAGCGTTCCGTCCTCCGGAGAGAGGAGGGTGAGCACGGTCGCAAGCCGCGTGTAGGCCTCGCCGAAGAGGAAGGCGTGATACTGCTCCTCGACGTGCACCGTGACCGCCTCGTTGAGCCAGATCTCAAACGGGCTCCTCCCGGTCACCTCCGAACCGTTCAGGTTGTGGTAGTACTCGTGCACCTTCACCCGGATCATGTAGTCGAACGCCGCATCGGTCATCTCCGGAAACGGCATGATCCGGTTCGTAACGATCGTGGTATTCCCGACGTTCTCCATCCCGCCGAAGTCCGAGTTCTGCATCCCGATCTCGCGGTATACCGACCCCGTATAGGCGTATCCGGGAGTTATCGCCGCCGCACGTTCGGCAAGCGCAGCTCGACACCGTTCGAGCGCTTCAGGGTCGCTCCCCGCCTCTTTCAGCGCGTCGCGGCGCCGGACAAGGTCCCAGATCTCCTGCCGGACCTCCGGGTGCCGGTACTGCCCCGGACCGGTGAAGAGGTGCACCCACATGACCGCATCGGCGAGAATCTCGAGCGCCCTGCCGGCGGGGATCGGGTCGGAGCCCGGTGGAACCAGCAGCTCAAGCAGAAAGCGCCTGCCGGCGGGATACTCGACCTCACGGCTGAACGTATCGTAGGTGCCGACCCCGAGGAAGAAGAGATAGGGCGGCATCGGGGTCGTCGTGTTCGCATACGCGACGGTGCTCCGGTTCAGCCCGAGGTAGAGCCGTGGGCCGACCGGATCGCCGTTCGTGATCATATTCGTATAGTTATAATCGGCGACGATTTTTGTCGTATACGTGCACTTTGCGGTCATATCGTCGAGGCAGGGGACGAGCCGCTGGAACCCCCACTGCTGGCACTGGGTGATCTGGGTGGGAGGAGCACCCGGCGGGGTCTCGTCGTAGTAGAGCCCTTCGAGGACATGCCGGGTCGGGCGGCAGATCGTCTCGGTGGTGATCGTAAACCGGGTGCGGGGCGGCACCGGCGGCGTGAAGACGATAGAGAGGGTGGCCTGCTCCCGGTCGTAGGTGTATGCGACACCGTAATCGTCGGAGGTGACGCGGAGAATGTCGAGAGCCCTGGCATTCAGGTCGAGTACCGCGAGCGGGGCATCCAGTGTCTCCGCCGTCAGGTCAGAGACGACGCGGGTATGCCCGTCGTAGATATCGAACGCGAGATCCATATGTACGACGGTGACCGGCAGCGGCGAAAAGTCATCCGGCCGGTATTTAAAGAGGGAATCGCCGCTACCTGTATCCTGTTGTCTCATTGCCGCTTCACGCCTCCGTCCCGGGGCACTCCGACTCACCGGCGATCTTCCGGAGCGCTGCCCGGGCGGCGTAGCGAACCTCAGGCTCGTCGTCCTCGAGCGCCGCCGTGAGCGCCTCTCGGGCACGCGGATCACCGATCTTCCCGAGCGCCTCCGCCGCCGCCATCCGGACGTCTTTCTTCCGTTCGATAAGCAGCGGTATGATCGGCCCGACCGCCCGCGGATCGCCGATCTCGCCGAGTGCCCATGCCGCACCGCGCCGCACCCACCGTTCGGGGTCGGTCAGAAGAGGAATCAGCGGTTCGACCGCCCGCGGATCCTGCAGTTTCCCAAGTGCCTGGGCAACAACCCACCGGACCTCATCCGAGGGGTCGCTGAGTGCCTGTATCAGCGGCTCGACACCGGAGGGGTCTCTGCACCTGCCGAGCGCCTCGGCCGCACGCAGGCGGTAGGGAACGCTCTCGTCCGAGAGCTGCCGGATCAGGATCTCAAGGTTCTCCTTCTCCCGCCGCTCTTTCTCGGCGAAGACTCGACTCACCGGACTCTCCCTATCCATCATCAATCACCGACTATTCCATATACCGCTCGTTACAAGGCAGTTGCGGTGGTGTCCGGGCGGTCATTCGCTGATCTCCTCGGCTTCGGAGATGACATCGAAGGAGACCAGGCGGAAGGTGTAGAATCGCCCGTCGTTCGCGTCGAACTCGAGAAAAACCATCAGCCCGTACTCCTCGGATATCCAGAGCGAGGACATTGCATCCTCGCCGAAGGGGTAGTACTCAAAGCCGAGACTCCCAAGTTCGCTCCGGACGGCGGCATCGTGCTCCATATCCACCGTCATCTCGTAGGTTTTACTCAGAGGAGGGTTACGCTCCTCGAGAACGGCGACCTGGAGCCGGGCAGACTGCTCCGCGATCGTCGTCCCTTCAAGGAGGGCTTCGAGACGATCGATAACCTCGTCCACCTCATCAAGCGGCATCAGATCGTACTGGGCTGTGCCGGTATATCTCTGTTAAGGGTTCACCGGTCGGCAGCCACGACCCCGCGAGAAACATTCTTTCCCGGAACATGAGATGGGTCATGAAACCTCCTTCCGGGCGCTGCAGGAGGGTGAAATTTTCTCAAGACGCCAGAATCGTGAATTATCCTGATATTCCAGCGCAAATAACGAAACAATAAAAAATATAGGCGTCGATACCTCGCTAATGGCACCGGGCAGGCTCAAGATCGTGGTCTTCGGCGGATTCAACGCTGGCAAGTCGACATTCGTGCATGCACTCGATTCCACGGCTCGCCATATCGAAGCCAGAACCGAGGGGGGGACGACGACGGTGGCGTTCGATTTCGGCAGGCTCACGCTGCTCGACCAGAGGGTCTACGTCTTCGGGACACCGGGACAGGAGCGATTTGAGTTCGTCCGGGAGATCCTCTCGCGCGGCATGGACGGAGCAGTCATCGTGGTTGATGCGACGGTGGGACTCGACACGACGACGCTCGCCGTGTATACGTGGCTGAAGGAGAAGCAGACCCCTATCGCCGTTATGCTGAACAAATGCGACCTCCTGGGCGAGATGCACGGGAAACTCGGAGATGAACTTTCCGGGGAGACGATCCACCGTATATCCGCGCAGAGCGGGGAGAACGTTCACGCTGCGATGCAGGCCTTCGTCGCCTCGCTGATCGCCTAGGAGCGATGACTATTACTGGTATCGGGCCCTTTACCTGAAGGCAGGATCTGGTGGCAATGAACGGACAGAAGTATCTTCAGGATATATCCCGCTCCCTCTCCACTTTTCTCGAGAGCGGAAGCGCAGACGACCTGGTATCCTGCCTGGTCGGGGGCAGCAACCTCCCGGGGACCCGGGCGAATCTGGAGCTCGCCGACGCGTTTGCAAAAACCGTCAGGGAGTACGCCGTGCACGATGCCGACGATCGGCGTATCCTCTGGAACCTCTGCGTGGAGTTCGCATCCATCGCCCCCGAAGATGCACCGGCGGGCGATCCGCACGAGTTCCTCTCGTTCTGCGGTATCCGTGGTATCGGGGCGATAGGCTCGATATCGCCAGCGTTCGCCGACCTCGCACTAGGAGAGCTTCACGAGGCCTCCGTCGACCCCCGCTGGCGGGAGCGGGAGGCGGTGACGATGGGGCTTGCCGATATGATCACGGCGGTCCGGGATAAGACTCTTACCGAGCTCGAGGCCTGGGTCGAGAGCGGGGCCTGGCTCCCGATGCGGGCGGCGGCGGCAGGGGTCGCCGAACCGGAACTCCTCAAAGATCCCGCAGTCACCGAGGCGGCGTTAAAGCTCCACCGGAAGATCCTGATCCGGGTATACACCGCCGCAGACCCGTGCTCCGAGGAGTTCGCCGTGCT
This sequence is a window from Methanoculleus taiwanensis. Protein-coding genes within it:
- a CDS encoding PKD domain-containing protein — translated: MRKILLISLVILACIVTLLPSAAAASELPAGGQSSTDVSVSTNTSVTSTTDVSVTTGAGGGAPAPNGTRAVDVALAIDSSASMRNTDPDDLRIDAARLFVDLAANDDLLAIVDFDHAVTVLEPLSLVRNNRTALKMAIDQVDSSGETNIGGGLLASFDQLAERGIPGHGKATVLLTDGVHNTGTDPLAVVPLYVEQGWPVYTVALTDFADEALMREIARQTGGRYYSAPTSSALLDIYNRIKQTIKGQDQITSETGTISVNQTVQNIVNIDTSVQVVEFTCLCPQTTINYYIYYPNGTRVELDPESPTGTESPDITYISSDTYQIYQVNNPVVGTWIEVINATDANVTVDYSSTVAVSATIELAAAIDAFSYAPGEPVTVTAEVRNETAGIENATVTAVFTLPGGENETVLLNGTGNGTYAGTFSNTSTTGAYQVQVRSTVGDIVRQEVLDFAVTEEAPPVTPTPTMAPNATPATPNATPPPTMTLNETPTMTLNETPTMTPTPTPTVPVEQPSGAFLQVTNNSADQVNPDISGDLVVWQDNRSGNSDIFRYNLTDGAVTQITTDPADQANPAVSGVSRLIVWEDNRNGDWDIFWYSPFSGEEFPVTTAPGDQRYPSIAFQYVCWQDNRNGTWTAYVADLIPGQETGSPAGMPGSVQENPAIAFGGVDGPTVWQDDRNGSFDIYWSNAGTNEMPVCIDAGDQQFPAIDGLSVVWQDTRNGSSDIYLGDLETGNRTQITDDPADQVYPDISGDFIVWQDNRNGNWDIFLYNRVDGTLVQVTDDPADQIYPSIAGNYIVWQDNRSGNWDIFLYAIDGVLPASPAETGGMPEPGLPPLAANLTANVTNGTAPLTVLFNATTSGDPTAWSWEFGDGATATGEGSVQYTYQSPGTYTARLTVTNETGGNATDTVIVTVTQEPAENVTDNQTPEAALRADPETGAVPLTVTFQDQSTGSIDEWLWFFGDGNASASPNATHTYVEAGNYTVTLTVSGPAGSDTANGTIAVLPAIPAPEEAAGNLARA
- a CDS encoding cation:proton antiporter — encoded protein: MEGIAIGLGLCLILALVSRSLSLPPIPFYILGGLAIGRSGLCLVEPTAISDYFTGLGLIFLLFYVGLELKPGELLQQRASILQIGFVDLQINLVVGFIAALALGFSLVESLVVAAAFYVSSSAIAFAHLIENRRVILRETETIVWLMLVEDMVLILIILLLHAGETSPIAILTGTVFLAGLFAAISQWGKDLIGGLLDRDDELPVLLTFSAVICSAFFASTVGIPEAIVVIALGAALAATSPTLLERHAKPFRDVFLALFFVFFGISVDFASSPGIVPIAALSILAIASKLISGVIIGRMTHGSSTAGIVIGSVSIARGEFSIILAALYGSAMVSSTIAALVITTSVAGSFAAQYSHLLKKHWTRFHSRHALTGIPSLLP
- a CDS encoding MBL fold metallo-hydrolase, with the protein product MQLSVLVDNTTLTDRYFTAEPGLSFYIEEGGRRVLFDAGYSGIVVENARKMGIDLLRLNEIVISHGHLDHTWGLDALIRLYTEAAFEGREHGRPTFVAHPDAFLTRSVAGIGEIGCHLSVEELFRHGTVLLTASPLWLTENLVFLGQIEQRFDFEVSPPIGEIYTSEGVAEDMVVDDSALACRTPDGLIIVTGCAHTGICSTIEQAKEICGDDRIVDVIGGFHLLEPSPERLAGTLEYLRDCAPRAVHACHCTDLASKIALARVVNLKETGVGLQLSWW
- a CDS encoding M1 family metallopeptidase produces the protein MRQQDTGSGDSLFKYRPDDFSPLPVTVVHMDLAFDIYDGHTRVVSDLTAETLDAPLAVLDLNARALDILRVTSDDYGVAYTYDREQATLSIVFTPPVPPRTRFTITTETICRPTRHVLEGLYYDETPPGAPPTQITQCQQWGFQRLVPCLDDMTAKCTYTTKIVADYNYTNMITNGDPVGPRLYLGLNRSTVAYANTTTPMPPYLFFLGVGTYDTFSREVEYPAGRRFLLELLVPPGSDPIPAGRALEILADAVMWVHLFTGPGQYRHPEVRQEIWDLVRRRDALKEAGSDPEALERCRAALAERAAAITPGYAYTGSVYREIGMQNSDFGGMENVGNTTIVTNRIMPFPEMTDAAFDYMIRVKVHEYYHNLNGSEVTGRSPFEIWLNEAVTVHVEEQYHAFLFGEAYTRLATVLTLLSPEDGTLVLDRGAGSMPIEPDGFNDPNDLITGVTYVKAPEVVRMIETLVGKETFAVGLALYHTRYRHANASRADWIRCMEEVSGFDLAGMAEVWLKETGYPTVTVSSSYDAVARWFTLSLRQSRSQSGRAWEFPFRFALVGRDGSDLAEGTIRVTGEEEQVVLMDVDAPAFLSLNRGYSFYGTVEDTASNDELALQAACDSDLVNRFIAFSRLADAEKVRLITDPASEPSAAFADLYIALIGDAALMDDAGGQFMTIFPSVGDERFAYRYRALADARRRLYRGIAGRHGERLAEVYRRYAEPAREEGSYSDREIEAIKRRQVKNTGLAVLAALDTPDVHRLVRGQFEESVAATDRLAAFRLYLESTAPDRMAVFDAFFEESRKNLVAWETFLATTAASDVPDIVPLLRRIETSDAFRIEQANEQRALYTRFALNRRQSLETAEGRAYLTEVLIRLAPINEYSTVRALDAFAFIDRMEERYHVPVARILAALLATLDPEKTPSVYNTARRFLLGAPDAVRAYEEEYGEIPALTALSA
- a CDS encoding HEAT repeat domain-containing protein, which produces MSRVFAEKERREKENLEILIRQLSDESVPYRLRAAEALGRCRDPSGVEPLIQALSDPSDEVRWVVAQALGKLQDPRAVEPLIPLLTDPERWVRRGAAWALGEIGDPRAVGPIIPLLIERKKDVRMAAAEALGKIGDPRAREALTAALEDDEPEVRYAARAALRKIAGESECPGTEA
- a CDS encoding GTP-binding protein, with the protein product MAPGRLKIVVFGGFNAGKSTFVHALDSTARHIEARTEGGTTTVAFDFGRLTLLDQRVYVFGTPGQERFEFVREILSRGMDGAVIVVDATVGLDTTTLAVYTWLKEKQTPIAVMLNKCDLLGEMHGKLGDELSGETIHRISAQSGENVHAAMQAFVASLIA